The Ramlibacter sp. PS4R-6 nucleotide sequence GTGAAGACGGTGAAGGACTACCTGGCGTGGGCCAAGGCGAACCCGAAGGACGCGAGCTACGGCTCGCCCGCCGCGGGATCGACGCCGCACTTCCTCGCCGCGCTCCTCGGCCTGAACACGGGCACCGACCTGAAGCACGTGCCTTACCGCGGCTCCGCACCGGCAGTGGCCGACATGATCGGCGGCACGCTCGCGTCGTGCTCCACGCCCACCGGCGACGCGCTGGCCAACCACCGTGCGGGCAAGGTGCGCATCCTGGCGACGTCGAGCGCGCAGCGCACGCCGTTCACGCCCGAAGTGCCCACCTATGCCGAGCAGGGCTTCCCGGAGCTGACCACCGAGGAGTGGTTCGGCTTCTACGCGCCGGCGAAGACGCCCGCCAACGTGGTCGCCGCGGCCAATGCCGCGATCGCGCAGGCGCTCAAGGAAAAGACCGTCGTGGATTCGCTGGCGCTGATGGGCCTGGTGGCCCACGGCTCCACGCCCGCCGACATGGAAAAGAGCCAAAGGGATGAACTCAACCGCTGGGGCCCGATCGTCAAGAAGATCGGATTCACCGCCGAGTCGTAAGCCGAACCTGAAAGCCGTCGAGGCCGTCGACACGAGCTACCTCGAGGGCCTCATCGGCTACAACGCGCGGCGCGCGGCGCTCGCCGTGATCGAGGTGTTCCTCGAGCGCATGTCGGTGTACGACCTGCGCCCGGTGGACTTCTCGGTGCTGTCGCTCGTCACGCACAACCCCGGCATCACGTCGCGGCAGCTGTGCACCACGCTGGGCATCCTGCCGCCGAACCTGGTGGGCATGGTGAACGCGCTGGAAAAGCGCGACCTCGTGGAGCGCCACCCGCACCCGAGCGACGGCCGCGCGATGGGCCTGCACCTGACCGCGGCCGGCCAGAAGCTGATGCGCAGCGCCGAGAAGACCGCCGCGCAACTCGAAGCCGATGCTGCCGGGAAGCTGACGCCGGCGGAAGTGAA carries:
- a CDS encoding Bug family tripartite tricarboxylate transporter substrate binding protein, yielding MATRRSFIHTAAAAAAGSAFPWLAFAQPFEVVKIINGFPAGGTADATSRRIAERMGGTAYTKNAAVVENKPGAGGRIACEVVKNAAPDGTTLLLTPYSMMSIYPHIYKTLTYDPVKDFVPVSIAALMTHALSVGPMVPASVKTVKDYLAWAKANPKDASYGSPAAGSTPHFLAALLGLNTGTDLKHVPYRGSAPAVADMIGGTLASCSTPTGDALANHRAGKVRILATSSAQRTPFTPEVPTYAEQGFPELTTEEWFGFYAPAKTPANVVAAANAAIAQALKEKTVVDSLALMGLVAHGSTPADMEKSQRDELNRWGPIVKKIGFTAES
- a CDS encoding MarR family winged helix-turn-helix transcriptional regulator, which codes for MNSTAGARSSRRSDSPPSRKPNLKAVEAVDTSYLEGLIGYNARRAALAVIEVFLERMSVYDLRPVDFSVLSLVTHNPGITSRQLCTTLGILPPNLVGMVNALEKRDLVERHPHPSDGRAMGLHLTAAGQKLMRSAEKTAAQLEADAAGKLTPAEVKTLIRLLKKVYL